One segment of Moorella sp. E308F DNA contains the following:
- a CDS encoding ammonium transporter, protein MQISRCRIGLVLLFVSVMLFLPSVAWAGEPTAASNATALDTVWTLIAAFLVFIMQAGFAMVETGFTQAKNAANIVMKNLIDFCSGSIIYWLVGFAIMFGVDAGGFIGTTGWGTTGTFEHLGLEIPLYAFLIFQTVFCATAATIVSGAMAERTKFVAYLIYSIFISAVIYPVVGHWAWGGGWLSQRGFIDFAGSTVVHSVGGWTALVGAAMVGPRRGKFGPDGSVRAIPGHSITLGALGVFLLWFGWFGFNPGSTLSGTTPDIARIAVTTNLAAAAGAFGGLILPWLRFGKPDVSLTLNGTLGGLVGITAGTAAVSPLGAVIIGFLSGCVTALGVEFMDKVLKVDDPVGAVSVHGFSGAFGTIMVGLFAVEGGLFYGGGVSLLITQLIGVAAVFAWTVLTAAILFAIIKVTVGLRVSEEEESEGLDIYEHGIQAYGDFVMRGTQVH, encoded by the coding sequence ATGCAAATTTCAAGATGCAGAATCGGTCTGGTTCTTCTCTTTGTAAGCGTAATGTTATTTCTCCCTTCTGTGGCCTGGGCCGGGGAGCCGACGGCTGCCAGCAACGCGACTGCCCTTGATACCGTCTGGACTTTAATAGCTGCTTTTCTAGTTTTCATTATGCAGGCGGGCTTTGCCATGGTCGAAACCGGCTTTACCCAGGCCAAAAATGCAGCCAATATTGTCATGAAGAACCTCATCGACTTTTGTTCCGGTTCCATCATCTACTGGCTGGTTGGCTTTGCCATCATGTTTGGCGTTGATGCCGGCGGCTTTATCGGGACCACCGGCTGGGGAACAACAGGCACCTTTGAACACCTGGGGCTGGAGATCCCCCTCTACGCTTTCCTGATTTTCCAGACAGTCTTCTGCGCTACAGCAGCTACCATCGTTTCCGGCGCTATGGCTGAAAGGACGAAGTTTGTTGCTTACCTGATTTACAGCATCTTTATCAGTGCCGTCATCTACCCTGTAGTTGGCCACTGGGCCTGGGGCGGCGGCTGGCTATCCCAGCGCGGCTTCATCGATTTTGCCGGTTCCACTGTAGTCCACTCGGTCGGGGGCTGGACGGCCCTGGTAGGCGCGGCCATGGTGGGTCCCCGGCGCGGCAAGTTTGGTCCTGACGGTAGTGTGAGGGCTATTCCCGGCCACAGCATTACCCTGGGAGCCCTGGGCGTCTTCTTACTCTGGTTCGGCTGGTTCGGTTTTAACCCGGGCAGCACCCTTTCCGGTACCACACCGGACATTGCCCGCATCGCCGTCACGACTAACCTGGCTGCGGCGGCAGGGGCCTTTGGCGGCCTCATTCTGCCCTGGCTGCGTTTTGGGAAACCCGATGTCAGTTTGACTCTGAACGGTACCCTGGGTGGACTGGTGGGCATTACGGCCGGGACGGCTGCCGTCAGTCCCCTGGGAGCTGTGATTATCGGCTTCCTGTCGGGCTGCGTAACGGCCCTGGGAGTGGAATTTATGGATAAGGTTTTAAAGGTTGATGACCCCGTTGGCGCCGTTTCAGTTCACGGTTTTAGCGGTGCTTTTGGAACCATTATGGTCGGTCTTTTTGCCGTCGAGGGAGGCCTTTTCTACGGCGGCGGCGTCTCCCTGTTGATCACCCAGTTAATTGGCGTGGCAGCAGTTTTTGCCTGGACTGTACTTACAGCAGCCATCCTTTTTGCTATCATCAAAGTTACTGTAGGTTTGCGGGTATCTGAGGAAGAGGAAAGCGAAGGGTTGGATATTTACGAGCACGGTATCCAGGCCTACGGTGATTTCGTCATGCGGGGTACGCAAGTTCACTGA
- a CDS encoding P-II family nitrogen regulator: MKKIEAIIRPARLEAVKEALGKYGINGMTVTHVTGCGLQKGKTEVYRGSQYTIDLLPKVKVEIVVLDKDVDEAINLILREARTGSIGDGKIFVYNIENAIRIRTGEMGEAAI, translated from the coding sequence ATGAAAAAGATCGAGGCCATTATCCGGCCGGCCAGGCTGGAAGCTGTGAAAGAGGCCCTGGGTAAATACGGCATCAATGGGATGACCGTAACCCATGTTACCGGTTGCGGCCTGCAAAAGGGCAAAACTGAAGTTTACCGCGGCAGCCAGTATACTATTGACTTGTTACCTAAAGTTAAGGTAGAAATTGTTGTCCTGGATAAAGACGTAGATGAGGCGATTAACCTTATCTTGAGGGAAGCCCGTACCGGTTCCATCGGCGATGGTAAAATCTTTGTTTATAATATAGAAAATGCCATCCGTATTCGTACCGGTGAAATGGGTGAAGCAGCTATTTAA
- a CDS encoding NAD(P)/FAD-dependent oxidoreductase: MLRVTGIKIPITDKVPDLQAALLQKLGIPARDLQGFTIYRQSLDARSREMIYWVYTLDARVKNESRLLKKHACNKTISRATYPVYQFVKPGEEKLAHRPVIIGTGPAGLFAGLLLARQGYRPLLLERGADVDTRTRVVARFWQEGHLDPGCNVQFGEGGAGTFSDGKLTTLINDHRCRFVLEELVRCGAPEEILYYYRPHIGTDILRYVVKNLRNEIIRLGGEVCFNAQVTGIEIGDNHLQGLVINGTEKLPATVAVLACGHSARDTFKLLVERGVQVGPKPFSIGVRIEHPQDLINVAQYKQFAGLEGLGPADYKLAYHAPNGRSAYTFCMCPGGTVVAAASEPGGVVTNGMSTYARDGENANSALLVGVTPEDFGSDHPLAGVEFQRRWERLAFQLGGENYHAPAQMVSDFLAGRPSEQLGKVKPTYRPGVTLQELKKCLPDYVVATLREAITVFDRKVYGFALPEAVLTGVETRSSSPVRIWRDERFEASIGGLYPAGEGAGYAGGIVSAAVDGLKVAEAIVSRYRPLE; encoded by the coding sequence GTGCTCAGAGTCACAGGTATCAAGATACCCATAACAGATAAAGTGCCGGATCTGCAGGCCGCCCTTTTGCAAAAGCTCGGCATACCGGCCCGGGATTTACAGGGTTTTACCATTTACCGCCAGTCCCTGGATGCCCGTTCCCGGGAGATGATCTACTGGGTCTATACCCTGGATGCCAGGGTTAAGAATGAAAGCCGCCTGTTAAAGAAACATGCCTGCAATAAAACCATCTCCCGGGCTACCTACCCGGTCTATCAATTCGTCAAACCGGGCGAGGAAAAACTTGCACACCGTCCCGTAATTATCGGTACCGGGCCGGCCGGACTTTTTGCCGGGCTGCTTTTAGCCCGCCAGGGTTACCGGCCTCTCCTCCTGGAAAGGGGTGCTGATGTGGACACCCGGACCAGGGTGGTAGCCCGCTTCTGGCAGGAAGGTCACCTGGATCCCGGCTGCAATGTTCAGTTCGGTGAGGGCGGGGCTGGTACTTTTTCTGACGGCAAGCTGACGACTTTAATTAACGATCACCGCTGCCGTTTCGTCCTGGAGGAATTGGTACGGTGCGGGGCACCGGAGGAAATTCTGTATTATTACCGGCCCCATATCGGCACCGATATTCTGCGGTATGTAGTTAAAAATTTGCGTAATGAAATAATTCGCCTGGGAGGCGAGGTTTGTTTTAACGCCCAGGTTACCGGTATCGAAATAGGGGACAACCACCTCCAGGGCCTGGTTATAAATGGTACGGAAAAGCTGCCGGCAACGGTGGCCGTTCTCGCCTGTGGCCACAGTGCCAGGGATACTTTTAAATTGCTGGTAGAGCGAGGGGTGCAGGTGGGCCCCAAACCCTTTTCTATCGGGGTACGCATTGAACATCCCCAGGACCTGATTAATGTTGCCCAGTACAAGCAATTTGCCGGCCTGGAGGGACTGGGACCGGCCGACTATAAACTGGCCTACCACGCACCTAACGGCCGCTCGGCCTATACCTTCTGCATGTGCCCCGGGGGCACCGTGGTGGCTGCCGCCTCGGAACCCGGCGGTGTGGTGACCAACGGCATGAGCACCTACGCCCGGGATGGGGAGAATGCCAACAGCGCCCTCTTAGTGGGAGTAACGCCGGAGGATTTTGGCAGCGATCACCCCCTGGCCGGGGTCGAGTTCCAGCGCCGCTGGGAACGCCTGGCTTTCCAGCTGGGAGGGGAAAATTATCATGCCCCGGCCCAGATGGTGAGCGACTTCCTGGCTGGGCGGCCTTCTGAACAACTGGGCAAAGTTAAGCCTACCTATCGCCCGGGGGTAACCCTCCAGGAGCTAAAAAAATGCCTGCCTGATTATGTAGTGGCCACTTTAAGGGAAGCCATAACCGTTTTTGACCGCAAGGTTTACGGCTTTGCCCTGCCGGAGGCGGTGCTGACCGGGGTGGAAACCCGCAGTTCTTCTCCGGTACGCATCTGGCGCGATGAACGATTTGAGGCCAGCATAGGGGGCCTTTACCCGGCGGGCGAAGGGGCGGGGTATGCTGGAGGTATTGTCTCCGCCGCTGTCGACGGCCTTAAGGTAGCTGAAGCCATCGTCAGCCGCTACCGGCCGCTAGAGTAG
- a CDS encoding Fur family transcriptional regulator: MAGRNNLEETLAGSGYKLTRQRKAILAALATTGEHLTAEEVHQRVQMTCPELNLATVYRNLNLLADLKLIGRVDFGDGRARFEARAEHHHHLFCLRCGRVIELSSCPVQLDESLARKHRFLVTGHQFEAYGYCLDCEKCKGGS; this comes from the coding sequence ATGGCTGGGAGGAATAATCTCGAGGAAACCCTTGCCGGAAGCGGTTACAAGCTGACCAGGCAGCGAAAGGCAATACTGGCGGCCCTGGCCACAACCGGAGAGCACCTTACCGCCGAAGAGGTGCATCAGCGGGTACAAATGACGTGCCCGGAGCTGAACCTGGCCACGGTTTACCGCAATCTGAACCTGTTAGCCGACTTAAAACTTATTGGTCGGGTGGATTTTGGCGACGGCCGCGCCCGCTTTGAAGCCCGGGCCGAACATCATCACCACCTCTTCTGCCTTAGGTGCGGCCGGGTCATAGAACTTTCTTCCTGTCCGGTGCAGCTGGATGAGAGTCTGGCCAGGAAGCACCGCTTCCTGGTAACCGGGCACCAGTTTGAAGCCTACGGCTACTGCCTGGACTGTGAGAAGTGCAAAGGAGGGTCCTAG
- a CDS encoding energy-coupling factor ABC transporter permease: MSHLHIPDGVIAPAWLVVGYAVTALALALAVRQAGREDLRKKLPRLGFVSAFMLLAMNVPLGLLPVHLNLTVLAGILLGPWLGLVAVFIVNLILALTGHGGITVVGLNTLVVGSEAIMGYYLFFAFRQRFRPVTAAAAATSLALVFSLSLMFATLGLTRIDPVLVFYEDHHEEQVVEASGPDIAAAGNEMHNEPGISLARLLRVVLPISLAGIIVESVVTALIIGYLLKVRPGLIDGPAPPVATE; this comes from the coding sequence ATGAGTCACCTCCATATTCCCGACGGGGTCATCGCTCCTGCCTGGCTGGTCGTGGGTTATGCCGTTACGGCCCTTGCTTTAGCCCTGGCTGTCAGGCAAGCCGGTAGGGAAGACCTCAGGAAGAAACTACCCCGCCTGGGATTCGTCAGCGCCTTTATGCTCCTGGCCATGAACGTACCCCTGGGATTACTCCCGGTGCACCTGAATTTAACGGTCCTGGCGGGCATTCTCTTGGGGCCCTGGCTGGGTCTGGTGGCGGTTTTTATAGTCAATCTCATCCTGGCCCTCACGGGCCACGGTGGAATTACTGTTGTGGGCCTGAATACCCTGGTGGTCGGCAGTGAGGCGATTATGGGTTATTACTTATTCTTCGCTTTCAGGCAACGATTCCGCCCGGTAACGGCAGCAGCGGCCGCCACCTCCCTGGCCCTGGTTTTTTCCCTTTCCCTGATGTTTGCTACGCTGGGCCTTACCCGGATAGACCCGGTCCTGGTCTTCTACGAAGACCATCATGAAGAACAGGTAGTAGAAGCCAGCGGACCGGACATAGCCGCTGCCGGGAATGAAATGCACAACGAACCTGGGATATCCCTGGCGCGCCTGCTCCGGGTCGTCCTGCCTATCAGCCTGGCAGGTATAATTGTTGAGTCTGTGGTAACGGCCCTGATCATAGGTTACTTATTAAAAGTAAGACCCGGTTTAATCGACGGCCCGGCTCCACCGGTGGCTACGGAATAG
- a CDS encoding energy-coupling factor transporter transmembrane component T family protein — MHLADIDYLAFRGHSFWHRASATAKILFTIAVIAAVVLSSKLLPLVLTLVLLLALLITAGIPLRRFVHILFYPAFLAGVFAMSLPGNGWTGPVLVILKAITAATSMVLLLTTTGVPAIFACLRRWLPPFIADALFLTYRSFFILLDRLDNFLTALKVKGGYNPLKLIVNMRNAAAALGVLLIHSLDTSERMYHVLALRGYRPGSFYEGKWYQPTWYDLGPLLAGLAVLLWVVML; from the coding sequence ATGCACCTGGCGGATATTGACTACCTGGCTTTCCGGGGCCATAGTTTCTGGCACCGGGCTTCGGCCACGGCCAAGATACTTTTTACCATCGCAGTAATTGCTGCCGTGGTACTGAGCAGCAAGCTTTTACCCCTTGTCTTAACCCTGGTTTTGCTGCTGGCCCTGCTGATCACGGCCGGTATACCCCTGCGCCGCTTTGTACACATACTTTTCTACCCGGCCTTTTTGGCCGGCGTTTTTGCCATGAGCCTGCCGGGTAACGGCTGGACGGGGCCGGTTCTGGTAATTCTTAAAGCAATCACTGCTGCCACTTCCATGGTCCTGTTGTTAACCACTACCGGTGTCCCCGCTATCTTTGCCTGTTTGCGGAGATGGCTACCGCCGTTCATCGCCGACGCCCTCTTTTTGACCTACCGTTCCTTCTTTATTCTCTTAGACCGGCTTGATAATTTTCTGACGGCCCTGAAGGTTAAGGGCGGCTATAACCCCCTCAAATTAATAGTCAACATGCGCAATGCGGCCGCTGCCCTGGGGGTGCTGCTAATCCATTCCCTGGATACCAGTGAGCGGATGTATCACGTACTGGCCCTGCGGGGCTACCGGCCGGGGAGTTTTTATGAAGGTAAATGGTACCAGCCTACCTGGTATGATCTGGGCCCCTTGCTGGCCGGGCTGGCTGTCCTTCTCTGGGTGGTGATGCTATGA
- a CDS encoding energy-coupling factor ABC transporter ATP-binding protein, with translation MTEVVRVKCLRHVYPDKTEVRFCGLDFVVRAGERVMILGPNGSGKTTLLAHLTGLLKPVEGEVQVLGVDPVREFASLRRRVGVVFQNVDEQIIGPTVWDDIALAPRNSGLKPGEVRELVENILRAMDIYHLKDKIPHYLSGGEKKKVALAGAMVMRPELLLLDEPFDGLDPRSKREIIHLLDRFNHQFGTTIVMTNHDINLVPLVADRIYVISEGVILMQGSPREVFARLDILRQANLEPPLLVELFAHLSREGIPVNLPLTLEEARQELLPLLKSGLTCARYEEREPKRVACLEG, from the coding sequence ATGACGGAAGTGGTCAGGGTTAAATGCCTGCGCCATGTCTACCCGGACAAAACGGAGGTGAGATTCTGCGGGCTGGATTTTGTGGTCCGGGCCGGGGAGAGAGTAATGATTCTTGGTCCCAACGGTTCGGGAAAAACTACTCTCCTGGCTCACCTTACCGGCCTGCTTAAACCTGTTGAAGGCGAGGTCCAGGTCCTGGGGGTGGACCCGGTCAGGGAATTTGCTTCCTTGAGGCGGCGGGTGGGGGTGGTCTTCCAAAACGTGGATGAACAGATTATCGGGCCTACGGTCTGGGACGACATCGCCTTGGCTCCCAGGAACAGCGGTTTAAAGCCCGGTGAAGTCAGGGAACTGGTGGAGAACATCCTCCGGGCCATGGACATTTATCACCTGAAAGATAAAATCCCCCATTACCTGAGCGGGGGTGAGAAAAAGAAAGTGGCCCTGGCGGGGGCCATGGTCATGCGGCCCGAATTGCTTCTTCTGGATGAGCCCTTCGACGGCCTGGATCCCCGGTCGAAAAGGGAAATAATCCATCTGCTGGATCGATTTAACCACCAGTTCGGCACCACCATAGTGATGACCAACCATGATATCAACCTGGTGCCCTTGGTCGCCGACCGGATATATGTAATCAGCGAGGGCGTGATCCTGATGCAGGGCAGCCCGCGTGAGGTCTTTGCCCGGCTGGATATCTTACGCCAGGCCAACCTGGAACCTCCCCTCCTGGTGGAGCTCTTTGCCCATCTTTCCCGGGAGGGTATACCTGTAAACTTACCCCTAACCCTGGAAGAAGCCAGGCAGGAGCTGCTTCCCCTCTTAAAATCCGGCCTAACCTGCGCCCGTTATGAGGAAAGGGAACCCAAAAGGGTGGCCTGCCTGGAAGGCTAA
- the folB gene encoding dihydroneopterin aldolase, with translation MVKDKIILDGLEFYAFHGCHPAEAELGQPFIVDAELYLDLAPAGQADDLQATVNYDAVYRLIRETVTGQRFKLLEALAEAVAQKILTSFPVEEVLVRVKKPRAPLPGTFNYAAVEIRRRRKGP, from the coding sequence ATGGTTAAAGATAAAATAATCCTGGACGGGCTGGAATTCTATGCCTTCCACGGCTGCCACCCTGCCGAGGCAGAGCTCGGCCAGCCCTTCATCGTCGATGCCGAACTCTACCTGGACCTCGCCCCGGCCGGGCAGGCTGATGACCTGCAGGCCACGGTTAATTACGATGCGGTTTATCGCCTGATTCGGGAGACCGTCACCGGGCAACGCTTTAAACTCCTGGAAGCCCTGGCGGAAGCTGTAGCGCAAAAAATCCTCACCAGCTTCCCGGTAGAAGAGGTGCTGGTGCGGGTAAAAAAACCCCGGGCACCCCTGCCCGGGACCTTCAATTACGCCGCCGTAGAAATCCGGCGCCGCCGGAAAGGCCCTTAG
- the folE gene encoding GTP cyclohydrolase I FolE, with amino-acid sequence MDKEKIRQAVRMLIEAVGEDPEREGLRETPRRIADMYAEIFAGINRDPGEELTVVFDEHHEEMVLVKDIPLYSICEHHFLPFLGKAHVAYIPRGKITGLSKLARVVDIAARRPQVQERLTSQIADIIMEKLDPYGVVVVIEAEHLCMSMRGVKKPGHLTITSAVRGLFRRDQAARAEAMALIRGK; translated from the coding sequence ATGGATAAAGAAAAAATCCGCCAGGCGGTAAGGATGCTCATCGAGGCCGTAGGTGAAGACCCGGAGCGGGAAGGCTTGAGGGAAACGCCGCGTCGTATTGCCGATATGTACGCCGAGATCTTTGCCGGTATCAACCGCGACCCGGGGGAAGAACTGACGGTAGTCTTTGATGAGCACCATGAAGAAATGGTGCTGGTCAAGGATATCCCCCTCTATTCCATCTGCGAGCACCATTTTCTCCCCTTCCTTGGGAAAGCCCATGTTGCCTATATACCGCGTGGTAAGATTACGGGCCTCTCCAAGCTGGCGCGGGTAGTGGACATTGCCGCCCGGCGGCCCCAGGTCCAGGAGCGTTTAACGTCGCAAATCGCCGATATTATCATGGAGAAGCTGGACCCTTACGGCGTGGTAGTAGTCATTGAAGCCGAGCATTTATGCATGAGTATGCGGGGGGTCAAAAAGCCCGGGCACCTGACCATCACCTCCGCCGTCCGCGGCCTTTTCCGCCGTGACCAGGCCGCCCGGGCCGAGGCTATGGCGCTGATCCGGGGCAAATAA
- a CDS encoding globin-coupled sensor protein, which produces MAIAATYAEQLRFLGIGEAELALMHAERDIFMKEADTVVKNFYDQLVQYPYLDALIKNHSTIERLSKTQKAYFISLTSPVIDQEYISWRLRIGKKHQEIGLYPKWYLGSYRLYFSELHRIIWHYHGDDPDLALRLLEAFTKRIVFDMQLAIESYIIDQLQHLTRFHDEIAAVARIIGDIAEQTKILSLNASIEAARAGEHGRTFTVVAQAVRDLAARTSQSAKDITQKVQENHRILARMQQKEK; this is translated from the coding sequence ATGGCCATTGCGGCTACCTATGCCGAGCAATTGCGTTTTTTGGGTATTGGCGAGGCGGAGCTGGCCCTGATGCACGCAGAAAGAGATATTTTTATGAAAGAAGCTGATACTGTAGTTAAAAACTTTTATGATCAGCTTGTTCAGTATCCGTACCTGGATGCTTTAATTAAAAACCACAGTACGATAGAACGACTATCAAAGACCCAGAAAGCTTATTTTATCAGCCTTACTTCCCCGGTCATAGATCAAGAATACATATCCTGGCGCCTGCGCATTGGTAAGAAGCACCAGGAAATCGGCCTCTATCCCAAGTGGTACCTGGGGTCCTATCGCCTTTACTTCAGTGAGCTTCACCGCATTATCTGGCACTACCATGGCGATGATCCCGATCTGGCCCTGCGCTTGCTGGAGGCCTTTACCAAAAGGATTGTCTTTGACATGCAGCTGGCCATTGAAAGCTATATTATTGACCAGCTCCAGCACCTGACCCGTTTCCATGATGAAATCGCTGCCGTAGCCAGGATTATCGGCGATATCGCCGAGCAGACGAAGATCCTGTCCCTCAATGCCTCCATCGAAGCGGCCCGGGCCGGGGAGCACGGCCGCACCTTCACGGTGGTGGCCCAGGCGGTACGGGACCTGGCGGCCCGGACTTCCCAATCGGCCAAAGATATCACCCAGAAGGTCCAGGAGAACCACCGCATCCTGGCCAGAATGCAGCAAAAGGAGAAGTGA
- a CDS encoding menaquinone biosynthesis decarboxylase: MPHEDLQAYLACLEQKRLLHRVKVEVDPVLEIAAITDRVVKKGGPALLFERVKGSPLPVATNLFGSEELVKAALQIADLEEPAARLRALLDLPGKAGGWLEKLKSLPRLAELGRFLPRRVKTAPCQEVRVDPPSLAELPVLQLWPEDGGRFITLPLVFTHDPVTGRRNVGMYRMQVFDDRTTGMHWQLHKDGAEHLRKSQGRLEVAVALGADPAVIYAATAPLPPGFDEMLFAGFLRREPVEMVPALTVNVEVPARAEIILEGYVDVHERRLEGPFGDHTGYYSPADYYPVFHLTCLTMRRRAVYPATVVGPPPMEDVYLGKVTERLFLPLIQLQLPEVVDINFPAEGVFHNCVIVSIRKSYPGQARKVMHALWGMGQMMFTRLIIVVDDDVNVHDLQEVRWRVLGNIEPRRDTVIVDGPVDILDHASAYTGYGSKMGLDATRKLPEEGYPRPWPREARMSREILERIDRKWHDYGLP, translated from the coding sequence TTGCCCCATGAGGATCTGCAGGCTTATCTTGCCTGCCTGGAACAAAAAAGACTGCTCCACCGGGTGAAGGTAGAAGTCGACCCGGTGCTGGAAATTGCCGCCATAACCGACCGGGTAGTGAAAAAAGGGGGGCCGGCCCTCCTCTTTGAACGGGTAAAGGGCTCACCTTTACCTGTAGCCACCAATCTTTTCGGTAGTGAGGAGCTGGTGAAAGCGGCCCTGCAGATCGCCGACCTGGAAGAACCGGCTGCGCGATTGAGGGCTTTACTCGATTTACCTGGAAAGGCCGGCGGCTGGCTGGAGAAATTGAAAAGCCTGCCGCGCCTGGCCGAACTGGGCCGTTTTCTTCCGCGCCGGGTCAAAACCGCCCCCTGCCAGGAGGTGCGGGTTGACCCTCCTTCCCTGGCGGAACTGCCGGTACTGCAGCTCTGGCCGGAAGATGGCGGTCGCTTTATTACCCTGCCCCTGGTTTTCACCCACGACCCGGTCACCGGCCGTCGCAATGTAGGCATGTACCGCATGCAGGTATTTGATGATCGCACCACCGGCATGCACTGGCAGCTCCACAAGGACGGGGCGGAGCACCTGCGCAAAAGCCAAGGCCGCCTGGAAGTAGCCGTAGCCCTGGGGGCCGACCCGGCCGTGATTTATGCCGCGACTGCTCCCCTGCCGCCGGGATTTGATGAAATGCTTTTCGCCGGGTTCTTACGCCGGGAACCGGTGGAGATGGTCCCGGCCTTAACGGTGAATGTCGAAGTGCCGGCCCGGGCGGAAATCATCCTGGAAGGTTATGTGGACGTCCATGAAAGGCGGCTGGAAGGCCCCTTCGGCGACCATACAGGCTACTACTCGCCGGCCGACTATTACCCGGTTTTCCACCTTACCTGCCTGACAATGCGGCGCCGCGCCGTTTACCCGGCCACGGTGGTGGGGCCGCCGCCCATGGAAGATGTCTATTTAGGCAAAGTAACGGAACGGCTCTTTTTGCCCCTGATCCAGCTCCAGCTGCCGGAGGTTGTGGACATTAACTTCCCGGCCGAGGGGGTATTCCACAACTGTGTCATCGTCTCCATCCGCAAAAGTTACCCCGGCCAGGCGCGTAAAGTCATGCACGCCCTCTGGGGCATGGGGCAGATGATGTTTACCCGGCTGATCATTGTCGTTGACGACGACGTGAATGTGCATGATCTTCAAGAAGTGCGCTGGCGTGTTCTAGGCAACATTGAACCCCGACGGGATACGGTAATCGTGGACGGGCCGGTGGACATCCTCGATCATGCCTCCGCCTATACAGGTTACGGCAGCAAGATGGGGCTGGATGCTACCCGGAAGCTGCCGGAAGAAGGGTACCCGCGGCCCTGGCCCCGGGAAGCGCGCATGAGCCGGGAGATTTTGGAACGCATCGACAGGAAGTGGCACGATTATGGCCTGCCGTAA
- a CDS encoding UbiA-like polyprenyltransferase: MACRKLKIFLEMIKFEHTIFALPFAYLGAFLAAGGRPTPAQLGWITLAMIGARTAAMSLNRLIDRHIDALNPRTAGRALPRGLLSVAEVWLYTLLSFGLLFYAAMQLNWLCVQLLPIAVFVLVIYSYTKRWTWACHLVLGLADALAPVGAWVAVRATMDLPAIVLGLGMGSWVAGFDIIYACQDYDFDREYGIHSIPARFGKARALIIARCLHAFAILMLALVGVLLHLGLIYFLGVLLAAVILIYEHRLVSPEDLSRLNLAFLNLNGYLSVLMFVFTFLALTWR, encoded by the coding sequence ATGGCCTGCCGTAAGCTGAAGATCTTCCTGGAAATGATCAAGTTTGAGCATACCATTTTTGCCCTCCCCTTTGCTTACCTGGGTGCTTTCCTGGCGGCCGGCGGCCGGCCGACTCCGGCCCAGCTTGGCTGGATTACCTTGGCCATGATCGGGGCGCGGACGGCAGCTATGTCGTTAAACCGCCTCATTGACCGCCATATTGATGCCTTGAACCCGCGCACGGCCGGCCGGGCCCTGCCCCGGGGGCTTTTGTCCGTAGCCGAAGTGTGGCTGTATACCCTTCTTTCCTTTGGCCTTTTATTTTATGCCGCCATGCAGTTAAACTGGCTCTGTGTGCAGCTGCTGCCCATTGCCGTTTTTGTCCTGGTTATTTATTCTTATACCAAACGCTGGACCTGGGCCTGCCATCTGGTCCTGGGGCTGGCCGATGCCCTGGCTCCCGTGGGAGCGTGGGTGGCTGTCCGGGCGACCATGGACCTGCCGGCCATAGTCCTGGGCCTGGGCATGGGGAGCTGGGTGGCGGGGTTTGATATTATCTACGCCTGCCAGGATTACGATTTTGACCGGGAGTACGGCATTCATTCTATACCAGCCCGTTTTGGCAAGGCCCGGGCCCTGATTATCGCCCGCTGCCTGCATGCCTTCGCCATCCTGATGCTCGCCCTGGTGGGCGTGCTCCTGCACCTGGGTTTAATCTATTTCCTGGGGGTATTGCTGGCGGCCGTAATCTTAATCTATGAGCATCGTTTAGTTTCCCCGGAAGACCTGTCGCGCTTGAACCTGGCCTTTTTAAACTTGAATGGCTATTTAAGCGTACTCATGTTTGTTTTTACCTTTCTGGCGTTAACCTGGCGGTAA